In Metarhizium brunneum chromosome 3, complete sequence, a genomic segment contains:
- the ptaG gene encoding Monooxygenase ptaG, with protein MGTESEAQHATLDKFLVAWGNWSAADMIANWSDDCTQAALPFSMGHPARSRAQVEATLPLLQQVVTDYTLVIHQVVHDVPQRKAVVYALSSGKTPFGDWNNEYAVFFSFNENGQEITKIEEMVDTAFMKDFFPKFQQYMRDQASNEKPA; from the exons ATGGGAACCGAATCTGAAGCTCAGCACGCCACGCTTGATAAATTCCTCGTCGCCTGGGGAAATTGGTCGGCTGCCGATATGATTGCAAACTGGTCAGACGACTGTACGCAAGCGGCTCTACCGTTTTCCATGGGCCATCCAGCTCGGTCTCGAGCCCAAGTAGAGGCGACTCTTCCGCTCCTCCAACAAGTCGTCACCGACTACACA CTTGTGATTCACCAAGTCGTGCACGATGTGCCTCAGCGCAAGGCCGTTGTATATGCACTGTCCTCGGGTAAAACGCCCTTTGGAGACTGGAACAATGAATATGCCGTGTTTTTCAGCTTTAACGAAAACGGGCAAGAGATTACAAAAATCGAGGAGATGGTTGATACAGCGTTCATGAAGGACTTCTTCCCCAAGTTCCAGCAGTATATGCGCGACCAGGCATCAAATGAGAAGCCAGCTTAA